One stretch of Pandoraea oxalativorans DNA includes these proteins:
- a CDS encoding 2OG-Fe(II) oxygenase — MSARITSLDWAALEDELNDFGAARMPNLLGADECAALREMYGETNGRTGTTPTSERFRSRIVMARHGFGQGEYQYFAYPLPSLVAELREAFYAPLRDIAHRWYKAMGIDTRYPPTHRAYLAQCHDAGQRRPTPLLLRYEAGDYNCLHQDLYGEHVFPLQVAILLSQPGEDFTGGEFVLTEQRPRMQSRAEVVPLTRGDAVVFAVHHRPVNGTRGVYRVNMRHGVSRVRSGHRLTLGVILHDAT, encoded by the coding sequence GTGAGCGCTCGCATCACGTCGCTCGACTGGGCCGCGCTGGAAGACGAACTGAACGATTTCGGCGCGGCGCGCATGCCGAATCTGCTGGGTGCCGACGAGTGCGCAGCGCTGCGCGAAATGTACGGAGAGACGAACGGACGCACCGGCACTACACCGACGTCCGAACGCTTTCGCAGCCGGATCGTGATGGCGCGCCACGGCTTCGGGCAAGGCGAGTATCAGTACTTCGCCTACCCGCTGCCGTCGCTCGTCGCCGAATTGCGCGAAGCGTTCTACGCGCCGCTGCGCGACATTGCGCACCGCTGGTACAAGGCCATGGGCATCGACACGCGCTATCCGCCGACGCATCGCGCCTACCTCGCGCAATGCCACGACGCCGGTCAGCGGCGCCCGACACCCTTGCTTTTGCGTTACGAAGCAGGCGACTACAATTGCCTGCATCAGGATCTCTATGGGGAGCATGTCTTCCCGTTGCAGGTGGCGATTCTGCTGTCGCAGCCCGGCGAGGACTTTACCGGTGGCGAGTTCGTGCTGACGGAGCAACGTCCGCGCATGCAGTCGCGTGCGGAAGTGGTGCCGCTTACGCGTGGCGACGCGGTGGTCTTCGCCGTGCATCACCGGCCGGTAAACGGCACACGGGGCGTGTACCGCGTGAACATGCGGCACGGCGTGAGCCGCGTGCGCAGCGGCCATCGCCTCACGCTCGGCGTGATCCTGCACGACGCCACCTGA